A genomic window from Deltaproteobacteria bacterium includes:
- a CDS encoding ATP-binding protein, producing the protein MPTIVKKGRAWPWLPELMMEEDSLYEDIIDSIEEGIVVFDRLGVITLFNPLAEKITGISKKKALSSGMKEVFAHNLHVVEQLEKTLATGQVFSDYDTLFVKRNGSVLPVSLTTSPVLNRNGETKGITLLVRDISRIKSLEEDVRRSDSLASVGILAAGLAHEIKNPLGGIKGSAQLLQMEIDAHEELKSYTEVIIKESERVSSLLEDLLDFSNPKKLNLGKINIYEILDAVIALISRSEEGKKVYFTAEYDPSIPPIPGDSERLSQVFINIIKNGCEAMDGAGKLKISTRVVSDFMIHEREGNVSKMISIDVEDSGKGMSPEDVKQLFTPFFTRKRSGAGLGLSVSHRIIKEHRGSIKVKSEEGKGSIFSVLLPLR; encoded by the coding sequence ATGCCGACTATAGTGAAGAAGGGCCGGGCATGGCCATGGCTTCCTGAACTTATGATGGAAGAAGATAGCCTCTATGAAGACATTATAGACAGCATTGAAGAAGGGATCGTTGTTTTTGACAGGTTGGGCGTAATTACCCTTTTTAACCCGCTTGCAGAAAAAATAACAGGCATATCAAAGAAAAAAGCCCTTTCCTCTGGAATGAAGGAGGTCTTTGCCCATAATCTTCATGTTGTTGAACAGCTGGAAAAGACACTTGCCACGGGGCAGGTCTTTTCCGATTATGATACCCTTTTTGTCAAACGAAACGGCAGCGTTCTTCCCGTTTCGCTGACAACCTCACCTGTACTCAACAGGAACGGCGAGACAAAAGGGATAACCCTCCTGGTGCGGGATATAAGCCGCATTAAATCACTTGAGGAGGATGTAAGGCGCTCCGACAGTCTTGCCTCTGTAGGGATTCTTGCTGCCGGTCTTGCCCATGAAATAAAAAACCCCCTCGGGGGGATAAAGGGATCGGCCCAGCTTTTACAGATGGAAATTGACGCTCATGAAGAGCTGAAAAGTTATACAGAAGTTATTATTAAGGAATCGGAACGGGTAAGCAGCCTCCTTGAAGACCTGCTCGACTTTTCCAATCCGAAGAAGCTCAATCTCGGGAAGATTAATATTTACGAGATTCTCGACGCCGTAATAGCCCTCATATCGAGGAGTGAAGAAGGAAAAAAGGTGTATTTTACGGCTGAATACGACCCCAGTATCCCCCCCATTCCCGGTGACAGTGAAAGGCTTTCCCAAGTCTTTATTAATATTATAAAAAATGGCTGTGAGGCAATGGATGGCGCCGGGAAGCTGAAAATATCGACAAGGGTGGTCAGTGATTTTATGATCCACGAGAGAGAGGGAAATGTTTCTAAAATGATCTCTATTGATGTGGAGGACTCAGGGAAAGGGATGTCCCCTGAAGATGTGAAGCAGCTTTTTACCCCCTTCTTTACCAGAAAAAGGAGCGGAGCCGGGCTGGGTCTTTCTGTCTCTCACAGGATAATAAAGGAACACAGGGGCAGTATAAAAGTGAAAAGTGAGGAAGGAAAAGGGAGTATTTTTTCAGTGCTCCTTCCATTAAGGTAA
- the thiD gene encoding bifunctional hydroxymethylpyrimidine kinase/phosphomethylpyrimidine kinase has product MQVKTALTIGGSDPCGAAGIQADLKVFAAYRVYGMSVITAITSQNSCAVSHVMALPGQVVESQLRAIYNDIPVGSLKIGMLSSRENITLLSEFINEVKAKNVVLDPIIRSSSGAMLIDDNAIDSLVEKLFPRVHLVTPNIEEASFLARMEITGPDDMKEAARIIARLGPQNVLVKGGHLKGKAIDILYDGAGYEIFQGERIRGGEFRGTGCALSSAIAAGLTGGSHMIRAVKEGKDFVRESMKRGFHHLGKGMGILNHNHPL; this is encoded by the coding sequence ATGCAGGTTAAAACAGCGCTCACCATAGGGGGCTCCGACCCATGCGGCGCCGCAGGCATACAGGCGGACCTGAAGGTTTTTGCCGCTTACCGTGTTTACGGGATGTCCGTCATTACAGCCATTACCTCCCAAAACAGTTGCGCTGTGAGTCATGTTATGGCCCTTCCCGGCCAGGTCGTGGAAAGTCAGCTTCGGGCAATTTACAACGATATTCCCGTAGGCAGTCTTAAGATAGGCATGCTTTCTTCACGGGAAAATATCACCCTTTTGAGTGAGTTCATAAATGAGGTAAAGGCAAAAAATGTGGTCCTCGACCCCATCATCCGGTCCAGCAGCGGCGCCATGCTTATTGATGATAATGCTATCGATTCCCTGGTTGAAAAACTCTTTCCCCGTGTTCATCTGGTGACGCCTAATATTGAAGAAGCCTCATTTTTGGCAAGAATGGAAATTACAGGCCCTGACGACATGAAAGAGGCGGCAAGGATCATTGCCCGATTGGGTCCCCAAAATGTGCTGGTCAAAGGAGGGCACCTGAAGGGCAAGGCCATCGATATTCTCTATGATGGCGCAGGATATGAAATATTCCAGGGGGAAAGAATAAGAGGCGGGGAGTTCAGGGGGACGGGATGCGCCCTTTCTTCGGCCATTGCTGCCGGTCTGACCGGTGGTTCTCATATGATACGGGCGGTTAAAGAGGGAAAAGACTTTGTCCGTGAGAGCATGAAAAGGGGTTTTCATCATCTTGGAAAGGGGATGGGAATTTTAAACCACAATCATCCTTTGTAA
- a CDS encoding sigma-54 dependent transcriptional regulator, protein MSDKVLIIDDDDSMRWVLRKTFEKNGYKVSIASGGKEGFALLKNGDYGLAFVDIIMPDINGLELLRMAKENKVDTCFVIMTAQNTMKNAVEAMKLGAYDYITKPFDIEEVKDIAGKAFESRNISLETARPGMAAESYEVGINIIGKSAAMQKVYKTIGKVSGSDVTVLIEGESGTGKEVIARAIHNSGERKNKPFVAVNSAAIPGELLESELFGHEKGAFSGATGRKPGKFELARGGTLFLDEIADMSMDLQMKLLRALQEKEVDSVGGTAPIKIDVRVTAATNQDLARAVKERKFRQDLYYRLNVVNIKMPPLRDRRGDIHLLVEYFLETFSKELNMPRKYLSNEAMKIVNAFSWPGNVRELENTMRRAVVLSRSETIMPEEFPSRLREDKDHPGSGIDEISLEEIMRIKLTPLIAAVDENNTEGLYSMVLSQMERPLIRLVLEKCRWNQIKAAKVLGINRNTLKKKMDLLDIRKGSNGK, encoded by the coding sequence ATGTCGGACAAGGTATTGATCATCGATGATGATGACAGCATGAGGTGGGTCCTTCGCAAGACCTTCGAAAAGAACGGTTACAAGGTTTCCATTGCGTCGGGAGGAAAGGAGGGCTTTGCCTTGCTGAAAAACGGTGATTATGGCCTTGCCTTTGTCGATATCATCATGCCCGACATTAATGGTCTCGAACTCCTCCGGATGGCAAAGGAGAATAAGGTCGATACCTGCTTTGTCATCATGACGGCCCAGAATACAATGAAAAATGCTGTCGAGGCCATGAAGCTCGGCGCCTATGATTATATTACAAAGCCCTTCGATATTGAAGAAGTGAAAGACATTGCAGGCAAGGCCTTTGAATCGAGGAACATTTCCCTGGAGACTGCAAGGCCCGGTATGGCGGCGGAAAGCTATGAAGTCGGGATAAATATTATCGGTAAGAGCGCCGCCATGCAAAAGGTTTATAAGACCATCGGCAAGGTTTCCGGAAGCGATGTGACGGTACTCATTGAAGGTGAGAGCGGAACAGGCAAAGAAGTGATTGCCCGGGCAATCCACAACAGCGGTGAGCGGAAAAACAAGCCCTTTGTGGCCGTTAATTCCGCCGCCATACCGGGAGAGTTGCTTGAAAGCGAGCTTTTCGGTCATGAAAAAGGGGCTTTCAGCGGTGCCACAGGGAGAAAGCCGGGGAAATTCGAGCTTGCCCGGGGAGGGACGCTCTTTCTTGACGAAATCGCCGATATGAGTATGGACCTTCAAATGAAGCTTTTAAGGGCGCTTCAGGAGAAGGAGGTGGACAGTGTGGGAGGAACAGCCCCCATAAAAATCGATGTGAGAGTCACCGCTGCCACCAACCAGGACCTGGCCAGGGCCGTCAAAGAAAGAAAGTTTCGTCAAGATCTCTACTACAGGCTCAATGTCGTCAACATTAAAATGCCGCCTTTAAGAGACAGGAGAGGTGATATTCATCTTCTGGTGGAATACTTCCTTGAGACCTTTTCAAAAGAACTCAATATGCCAAGAAAATATCTTTCCAATGAGGCAATGAAGATAGTAAACGCTTTTTCCTGGCCGGGAAATGTAAGGGAACTTGAAAACACCATGAGGCGGGCCGTCGTCCTTTCCAGGTCTGAAACTATCATGCCCGAAGAGTTTCCGTCAAGGCTAAGAGAAGATAAAGATCATCCCGGCAGCGGTATTGACGAGATATCCCTTGAAGAGATTATGCGCATTAAGCTGACCCCCCTTATTGCGGCTGTTGATGAGAACAATACGGAAGGTCTTTATTCCATGGTCCTTTCCCAGATGGAAAGACCGCTTATAAGGCTTGTCCTTGAAAAGTGCCGCTGGAACCAGATCAAAGCGGCTAAAGTCCTCGGCATTAACAGGAATACGCTCAAGAAAAAAATGGACCTTCTTGATATCAGGAAGGGTTCTAACGGGAAATAA
- a CDS encoding cytochrome c biogenesis protein ResB, with translation MINEGRQKGVAKRLWDRAGSRGLSLFIFITAITYSLISYVFALFVPKSWFDSFQTLLPMVVLYALFFMNLLICQIKWLPVIIRRLRRPESPPLSDLHRWVFVRDHPAKGDKLEAGLPKSYSITTHEEERKKIIYAFKGIGSPLGNLLFHVSYFFLLTGIFISLLFRFDGKALVAEGTNFDGAEQSYQSTTGSLYAALPDINFNLNSINPEFWGNELLFTDLRADMTLNDGTKESAWLSSPVRMDGARVSIAGIGYAFRYLLTDQKGRELASGMELLNVFMPGVEEVFKVSGYPHRFSVAYYPDALIKDESVTNRSMNRNNPVIGLRVYRGRLPVYSGLIREGEAADFDSLKISIEEVKYWGDLKVVKNPGFPWIWAAFIMMVSGLIWRFFFCRKEIVIVEGVGGVSVYCRSEFFPGLYERKVGKRVDLIIT, from the coding sequence GTGATAAACGAGGGAAGGCAAAAGGGGGTCGCTAAAAGACTCTGGGACCGGGCCGGTTCGCGGGGACTCTCCCTGTTTATCTTCATTACGGCTATTACCTATTCACTGATTTCATATGTATTTGCTCTTTTCGTACCGAAAAGCTGGTTCGATTCCTTTCAGACCCTGCTTCCCATGGTCGTTCTTTATGCGCTCTTTTTTATGAACCTCCTTATTTGTCAAATAAAGTGGCTGCCTGTTATTATTCGAAGGCTCCGCAGGCCGGAAAGTCCGCCACTGTCCGATCTTCATCGATGGGTGTTTGTTCGTGATCACCCTGCAAAGGGAGACAAGCTCGAAGCCGGGCTCCCCAAGTCTTACAGCATAACTACCCATGAAGAGGAGAGGAAAAAAATTATTTATGCCTTTAAAGGAATAGGGTCACCTTTGGGCAACCTTCTTTTTCATGTGAGTTATTTTTTCCTGCTTACCGGGATTTTTATCAGTCTTTTATTCCGTTTTGACGGAAAGGCCCTTGTTGCCGAGGGGACAAACTTTGATGGAGCGGAGCAATCCTATCAATCGACGACAGGGTCACTTTATGCCGCTTTACCGGACATCAATTTTAATCTCAATTCCATAAACCCCGAATTCTGGGGCAATGAACTCCTTTTTACCGATCTGAGGGCTGATATGACCCTCAACGATGGAACAAAGGAAAGCGCCTGGCTAAGCTCTCCTGTCAGGATGGACGGCGCCAGGGTAAGTATTGCCGGTATCGGTTACGCCTTTCGCTATTTATTGACGGACCAGAAAGGCAGGGAACTGGCAAGCGGCATGGAGCTTCTCAATGTTTTTATGCCCGGCGTGGAAGAGGTCTTTAAAGTTTCCGGTTACCCCCACCGTTTCTCTGTCGCCTACTACCCCGATGCCCTTATCAAGGATGAAAGCGTTACCAACCGCTCCATGAACAGGAATAACCCTGTTATTGGACTCAGGGTCTACAGGGGAAGGCTTCCCGTCTATTCAGGGCTCATCAGGGAAGGGGAGGCGGCAGATTTTGACAGTCTCAAAATCAGCATAGAAGAGGTGAAATACTGGGGTGACTTGAAAGTTGTCAAAAATCCGGGCTTTCCATGGATATGGGCGGCTTTTATTATGATGGTTAGCGGGCTTATCTGGCGCTTTTTCTTTTGCAGGAAGGAGATTGTCATTGTTGAGGGGGTGGGTGGCGTGAGCGTTTATTGCCGCAGTGAGTTTTTTCCGGGGCTTTATGAAAGGAAGGTTGGTAAGCGGGTTGATCTGATTATCACTTAA
- the thiE gene encoding thiamine phosphate synthase: protein MSLSAIGGLYAIVDDSSANPLDLARRILEGGCRLLQLRAKALPARDFVLVAREMASLCNHYHAIFLVNDRVDVALLSGAHGVHLGQDDFPLGEARKLLGKEKLIGISTNNVEEALDACRDGADYIGFGPLFPTKTKKDARREKGLHALEAVRKKVSIPLIAIGGINEKKIPSLLKAGADGVAIISAIADAKDAKKTTSDIINIIDRCNAG, encoded by the coding sequence TTGTCTCTTTCGGCCATAGGTGGGCTTTATGCCATTGTCGACGATTCATCCGCTAATCCCCTGGATCTGGCCAGGCGTATACTGGAGGGCGGTTGCAGGCTCCTGCAGCTTAGAGCCAAGGCTCTGCCTGCCCGGGATTTTGTTCTTGTCGCCAGAGAGATGGCCTCCTTATGCAATCACTATCATGCGATTTTTCTCGTCAATGACCGTGTCGATGTGGCCCTCCTTTCGGGGGCTCATGGTGTGCATCTCGGACAGGATGATTTCCCTCTTGGGGAAGCACGCAAGCTATTGGGGAAGGAAAAACTGATCGGCATATCGACAAATAATGTGGAAGAGGCGCTTGACGCCTGCCGTGACGGGGCTGACTACATCGGCTTTGGCCCCCTCTTCCCGACGAAGACCAAAAAAGATGCCCGCCGGGAAAAGGGACTTCATGCCCTGGAGGCAGTAAGAAAGAAGGTTTCTATCCCGCTAATTGCCATTGGCGGAATCAATGAAAAAAAAATCCCTTCTCTATTGAAGGCAGGAGCCGACGGCGTAGCCATTATTTCAGCCATTGCAGACGCAAAAGATGCAAAAAAAACAACTTCAGATATAATTAATATTATAGATCGTTGCAATGCAGGTTAA